The Apis mellifera strain DH4 linkage group LG8, Amel_HAv3.1, whole genome shotgun sequence genome contains a region encoding:
- the LOC412092 gene encoding myosin heavy chain, non-muscle isoform X3, whose amino-acid sequence MADVDSRVDHSDPELRFLSVDRNNFNDPATQAEWTQKKLVWVPHETQGFVAAGIKGERGDEVEVEIAETGKRVLVAKDDIQKMNPPKFDKVEDMAELTCLNEASVLHNLKDRYYSGLIYTYSGLFCVVVNPYKRLPIYTEKIMERYKGIKRHEVPPHVFAITDTAYRSMLQDREDQSILCTGESGAGKTENTKKVIQYLAYVAASKPKSNATPSPALIIGSGNISDKFAVINGELEQQLLQANPILEAFGNAKTVKNDNSSRFGKFIRINFDASGYIAGANIETYLLEKSRAIRQAKDERTFHIFYQLLAGASPEQKKEFILEDPKHYPFLSNGALPVPGVDDSAEFFSTVKSMHIMGMTNEDFSSIFRIVSAVMLFGSMQFRQERNSDQATLPDNTVAQKISHLLGLSVTEMTKAFLKPRIKVGRDFVTKAQTKEQVEFAVEAISKACYERMFRWLVNRINRSLDRTKRQGASFIGILDMAGFEIFELNSFEQLCINYTNEKLQQLFNHTMFILEQEEYQREGIEWKFIDFGLDLQPTIDLIDKPMGIMALLDEECWFPKATDKTFVEKLVGAHSVHPKFMKTDFRGVADFAIIHYAGKVDYSAAKWLMKNMDPLNENVVSLLQNSQDPFVCHIWKDAEIVGMAQQALTDTQFGARTRKGMFRTVSQLYKEQLAKLMITLRNTNPNFVRCIIPNHEKKAGKIDAPLVLDQLRCNGVLEGIRICRQGFPNRIPFQEFRQRYELLTPNAIPKGFMDGKKACEKMIQALELDPNLYRVGQSKIFFRAGVLAHLEEERDYKITDIIVNFQAFCRGFLARRNYQKRLQQLNAIRIIQRNCAAYLKLRNWQWWRLYTKVKPLLEVTKQEEKLTQKEDELKQVRDKLELQLHSAQEYERKYQQAMEEKTMLAEQLQAEVELCAEAEEMRARLAARKQELEEILHDLETRIEEEEERSAGLAQEKKKLQLNISDLEEQLEEEEAARQKLQLEKVQCDAKIKKLEEDLALSDDTNQKLLKEKKILEERANDLSQTLAEEEEKAKHLSKLKAKHEATIADLEERLLKDHQQRQEVDRSKRKIETEVSDLKEQLAERKTQVEEFQLQLGKREEELNQIMAKMDEEGAAKAQAQKALRELESQLAELQEDLEAEKIARGKAEKLKRDLNEELEALKNELLDSLDTTAAQQELRSKREQELATLKKNLEEETSIHEATLADMRHKHTQELTALNEQMDALKKTKTVLEKAKATLEAENADLATELRSVSASRQESDRRRKQAEQQLAEINAKLAEVERNRQELVERVTKLQQESESIMQQLEAAELKASAALKASATCESQFTELQQQLEEETRQKLALSSKLRALESEKESLHDQLEEEEEAKRALDKQVLGLNVQLAEAKKRAEEEAEAAAALEEARKRCMKDIEALQRQVEELQAANDKLDKSKKKIQAEVEDSIIELEAQRAKVLELEKKQKNFDKVLAEEKAVSEQYAEQRDAAEREAREKETRVLSLTRELDEMNEKVEELERIRRGLQSELDELVNNQGTADKNVHELEKAKRALESQLAEQRSQVEELEDELQFTEDAKLRLEVNMQALRAQFERDLQAKEEQAEEKRRGLVKQLRDLEAELEDERKQKAAAIAQRKKMEADYKDIEQQLEMHNKVKEDALKQLKKLQAQIKDCTRETEEARAARDELAASAKETEKKVKSLEADLMQLTEDFASSERARRAAENERDELQEELNNNANKGTLMLDEKRRLEARIATLEEELEEEQSNAELLMDRARKAQITIEQLTNDLTTERSTTQKLESHKLLLERQNKELKAKLTELETAQRAKTKATIQQLESKINNLDEQLETEAKERFAQQKINRKLEKKLKELSLQLEDERRNSDQYKEQAEKVNARMKALKRQLDEAEEEISRHKAMKRKAQREMDDMLESQEELTREVANLKNKLRRGGPPISLSSTRLKRGSVQTGGSGDDSTTQDESIDGNP is encoded by the exons atggcGGACGTTGACTCGAGGGTGGATCATTCGGATCCCGAATTGCGATTCCTTTCAGTTGacaggaataattttaatgatcctGCAACTCAAGCCGAATGGACACAGAAAAAATTAGTTTGGGTACCTCACGAAACTCAGGGTTTCGTTGCAGCCGGGATAAAGGGTGAACGGGGTGATGAAGTCGAAGTGGAGATTGCCGAAACTGGAAAACGGGTCCTTGTCGCAAAAGATGATATTCAGAAAATGAATCCACcaaaatttgataaagttGAAGATATGGCTGAATTAACGTGTTTAAATGAAGCTTCTGTACTGCATAACCTCAAAGACAGATACTACTCCGGCCTCATTTAC ACATACTCAGGACTATTCTGCGTGGTGGTAAATCCATACAAGAGGCTGCCAATTTACACGGAAAAGATAATGGAGAGGTATAAGGGTATTAAGAGACACGAAGTTCCACCCCATGTTTTTGCCATTACGGACACCGCATACCGTTCTATGCTTCAAG ATCGTGAGGACCAGTCAATTTTATGCACCGGTGAATCCGGCGCTGGTAAAACAGAAAACACGAAGAAAGTAATTCAATACTTGGCATATGTTGCTGCCTCGAAACCGAAATCGAATGCG ACACCAAGTCCGGCATTAATCATA GGTTCCGGAAATATTTCGGATAAATTTGCGGTAATTAAC GGTGAATTGGAACAACAACTTTTACAAGCAAATCCGATTTTAGAAGCTTTTGGGAACGCAAAAACAGTGAAAAATGACAATTCATCCCGATTT ggtaaatttatacgaataaacTTCGATGCTTCCGGTTACATTGCTGGTGCAAACATAGAAACGTATCTTCTGGAAAAGTCAAGAGCAATTCGACAAGCAAAGGATGAAAGAActttccatatattttatcaacttCTAGCTGGTGCCTCACCTGAACAAAAGA agGAGTTTATCTTGGAAGATCCAAAACACTACCCATTCTTGTCCAATGGCGCATTGCCAGTTCCAGGAGTAGACGATTCAGCTGAATTCTTCTCAACTGTAAAATCTATGCATATCATGGGCATGACAAATGAAgacttttcttcaatttttcgtaTTGTATCCGCGGTGATGCTTTTCGGTTCCATGCAATTCCGTCAAGAAAGAAACTCGGACCAAGCTACGTTACCGGATAATACTGTTGctcaaaaaatttctcatttgtTAGGTTTGAGCGTGACGGAAATGACGAAAGCATTCTTAAAACCGAGAATCAAAGTCGGTAGAGATTTTGTAACAAAAGCACAAACAAAAGAGCAAGTTGAATTTGCAGTAGAGGCAATTTCGAAAGCTTGCTATGAAAGAATGTTCAGATGGCTTGTGAACAGGATCAATAGATCGTTGGATCGAACGAAAAGACAAGGAGCAAGTTTTATCGGTATCTTAGATATGGCcggttttgaaatatttgaattaaacagTTTTGAACAATTGtgtattaattatacgaatgaaaaattacaacaattaTTCAATCATACCATGTTCATTTTGGAACAAGAAGAATATCAAAGAGAAGGAATCGAGTGGAAGTTCATTGATTTTGGATTAGATTTGCAACCAACTATCGACTTGATTGATAAACCAATGg gTATTATGGCATTGTTGGATGAAGAATGTTGGTTTCCCAAAGCAACAGATAAAacgtttgttgaaaaattagtaGGTGCTCATAGTGTGCAtccaaaatttatgaaaacagATTTCAGAGGTGTTGCAGATTTTGCTATTATACATTATGCTGGAAAGGTTGATTATTCAGCAGCTAAATGGTTAATGAAGAATATGGATCCTTTGAATGAAAATGTTGTTAGCTTACTACAAAATTCACAAGATCCGTTCGTTTGTCATATTTGGAAAGATGCGGAAATTGTCGGAATGGCTCAACAAGCATTGACAGATACACAATTTGGTGCAAGAACAAGAAAAGGCATGTTTAGAACAGTTtctcaattatataaagaacaattggcaaaattaatgattactcTAAGAAATACTAATCCCAATTTTGTGAGATGTATTATACCcaatcatgaaaaaaaagcTGGAAAGATTGATGCACCATTGGTATTAGATCAACTGAGATGTAATGGAGTTTTAGAAGGAATTCGAATTTGTCGACAAGGATTTCCAAATAGAATACCGTTTCAAGAATTCAGGCAAAGATATGAACTTTTAACACCGAATGCAATTCCTAAAGGGTTtatggatggaaaaaaagcTTGCGAGAAGAtg attcaAGCTCTTGAACTTGACCCTAATCTTTACCGCGTTGgtcaatcaaaaattttctttcgtgcTGGAGTTTTGGCTCATCTTGAAGAAGAacgtgattataaaattactgaTATAATTGTCAATTTTCAAGCATTCTGTCGTGGTTTCCTTGCTCGTAGAAATTATCAGAAACGTTTACAACAGTTAAATGCTATTAGAATTATTCAGAGAAATTGTGCTGCTTATTTAAAACTTAGAAATTGGCAATGGTGGCGTTTATATACTAAAGTAAAACCACTTTTGGAGGTAacaaaacaagaagaaaaattaactcaAAAAGAAGATGAATTAAAACAAGTACgagataaattagaattacaattacattCTGCACAAGAATATGAACGGAAATATCAACAAGCTATGGAAGAAAAAACTATGTTAGCAGAACAATTACAGGCTGAAGTTGAATTATGTGCAGAAGCAGAGGAAATGCGAGCAAGATTAGCAGCCAGAAAACAAGAACTGGAAGAAATTCTTCATGATTTAGAAACaagaattgaagaagaagaagaaagaagtgcTGGTTTGgctcaagaaaaaaagaagttacaattaaatataagtgaTCTTGAAGAGCaattggaagaagaagaagctgcTAGACAAAAATTACAGCTAGAAAAAGTACAATGTGatgcaaaaattaagaaacttgAAGAAGATCTTGCACTTTCTGATGatacaaatcaaaaattattaaaagagaaaaaaattcttgaagaaAGGGCAAATGATTTATCTCAGACACTtgctgaagaagaagaaaaagcaaaacatttatcaaaattaaaagcaaAACATGAAGCAACAATTGCAGATCTTGAAGAAAGGTTGTTGAAAGATCATCAACAAAGACAGGAAGTGGATAgatcaaagagaaaaatagaaactgAGGTATCAGATTTGAAAGAACAACTTGCAGAAAGGAAGACAcag gtAGAAGAATTTCAATTGCAACTTGGCAAAcgtgaagaagaattaaatcaaataatggcAAAAATGGATGAAGAAGGTGCAGCTAAAGCTCAAGCGCAAAAGGCTCTTCGTGAATTAGAGTCTCAATTAGCTGAACTTCAAGAAGATTTAGAAGCTGAGAAAATTGCTAGAGGAAaagctgaaaaattaaaacgagatTTAAATGAGGAATTAGAagcattgaaaaatgaattattagatTCTTTAGATACAACTGCTGCGCAACAAGAATTAAGAAGCAAACGGGAACAAGAATTAGcaacattaaaaaagaatttagaagaagaaacatcGATACACGAAGCAACGTTAGCAGATATGCGTCATAAACATACACAAGAATTAACTGCTTTAAATGAACAAATGGATGCATTGAAAAAAACTAAAACTGTTTTAGAAAAAGCAAAAGCAACATTAGAGGCAGAGAATGCTGATTTAGCTACAGAACTTAGATCTGTTAGTGCTAGCAGACAAGAATCagatagaagaagaaagcaAGCAGAACAACAACTTGCTGAAATAAATGCAAAACTTGCAGAAGTGGAAAGAAATAGACAAGAATTGGTAGAAAGAGTAACAAAATTACAACAAGAATCTGAAAGTATTATGCAACAATTGGAAGCAGCAGAATTAAAAGCTTCTGCAGCTTTAAAAGCTTCAGCAACTTGTGAATCTCAGTTTACTGAACTTCAGCAACAACTTGAGGAGGAAACTAGACAAAAATTAGCTTTAAGTTCAAAACTGAGAGCATTAGAAAGTGAAAAGGAAAGTTTACATGATcaattagaagaagaagaagaagcaaagAGAGCTTTAGATAAACag gtTCTGGGCTTAAATGTTCAGCTGGCTGAAGCAAAGAAAAGAGCTGAAGAGGAAGCTGAAGCCGCTGCAGCATTAGAAGAAGCAAGAAAAAGATGTATGAAAGATATTGAAGCACTTCAAAGACAAGTTGAAGAATTGCAAGCTGCTAatgataaattagataaatcaaaaaagaagattcaaGCAGAAGTAGAAGATAGTATTATTGAACTTGAAGCGCAAAGAGCAAAGGTGctggaattggaaaaaaagcaaaagaattttgacaag gtGCTGGCCGAAGAAAAAGCCGTCTCCGAACAATATGCTGAGCAACGTGATGCTGCCGAACGTGAggctcgagaaaaagaaactcgtGTCTTATCTTTAACTCGTGAACTTGacgaaatgaatgaaaaagttGAAGAACTTGAACGAATTCGTCGTGGTTTACAATCAGAACTTGATGAACTTGTAAATAATCAAGGAACAGCAGATAAAAATGTACATGAATTAGAAAAAGCAAAACGAGCTCTTGAATCCCAATTAGCGGAACAACGTTCTCAAGTAGAAGAATTAGAAGATGAATTACAGTTTACAGAAGATGCAAAATTGCGTCTAGAAGTAAATATGCAAGCTTTAAGAGCTCAATTCGAACGAGATTTACAAGCTAAAGAAGAACAGGCTGAAGAGAAACGAAGAGGATTAGTAAAGCAATTACGTGATCTTGAAGCAGAATTAGAGgatgaaagaaaacaaaaagctGCTGCTATCGCACAACGTAAAAAGATGGAAGcagattataaagatattgaacAACAATTGGAAATGCACAATAAAGTGAAAGAAGATgcattgaaacaattaaagaAACTTCAAGCCCAAATAAAGGATTGTACTAGAGAAACCGAAGAAGCTAGAGCTGCTAGAGATGAACTGGCAGCAAGTGCTAAAGAAACtgagaaaaaagtaaagagCTTAGAAGCAGATTTGATGCAATTAACTGAAGATTTTGCTAGCAGTGAACGAGCTAGAAGAGCTGCTGAAAACGAAAGAGATGAATTACAAGAGGAACTCAATAATAATGCTAACAAGGGAACATTGATGTTAGATGAAAAACGCAGATTGGAAGCTAGAATAGCAACATTGGaagaagaattggaagaaGAGCAATCAAATGCTGAATTACTAATGGATAGAGCTAGAAAAGCTCAAATAACTATTGAGCAACTAACAAATGATTTAACAACTGAAAGATCAACTACACAAAAATTGGAATCGCACAAATTGTTATTAGAAAGACAAAACAAGGAATTGAAAGCGAAACTTACAGAATTGGAAACTGCTCAAAGAGCAAAAACCAAAGCAACCATTCAACAATTGGAATCAAAGATTAACAATCTTGATGAGCAATTAGAAACTGAAGCAAAAGAAAGATTTGCACAACAaaagattaatagaaaattggaaaagaaattgaaagaattgagTTTACAGTTAGAagacgaaagaagaaattcagaTCAATATAAAGAACAAGCAGAAAAAGTAAATGCTAGAATGAAAGCTTTAAAAAGACAGCTTGACGAAGCTGAAGAAGAAATTAGCAGGCATAAGGCAATGAAAAGGAAAGCGCAAAGAGAAATGGATGATATGCTTGAATCTCAAGAAGAATTAACCAGAGAAGTtgcaaatcttaaaaataaattaag acgAGGTGGACCTCCAATAAGCCTTAGTTCGACGCGTCTGAAACGCGGTTCCGTTCAAACCGGTGGATCCGGCGATGATTCAACGACTCAGGACGAAAGCATCGATG GAAATCCATAA